TGGGCATCTGCTGGCTGGAGAGGCGGCAAGGGATGCCTATGGGCTGGATCAAGTATGGTTTATGCCTTCTCATATCCCTCCGCACAAGCATCAGGCGGGGGCAAGCGGTACGGAGCGTCTGGAGATGACGAGAGAAGCGGTGGCGGGTCATCCCGCTTTTGAAGTGCTGGATATTGAAGTGCTTCGCGGTGGGGTATCATATACCATTGACACGATCAAGGAGCTTCAGAAGCTGCACCCTGCGGAGGATTTTTATTTTATTATTGGCGCGGATATGGTCAACTACTTGCCTCATTGGCAGGGAATTGAGGAGCTGGCGCAGCGGATTTGCTTTATCGGTGTCAGACGCCCCGGTTTCCAGCTTGCATTACATGAATTGCCGCATTATTTAGAGAACAGGATATTGCTGGCGGACATGCCAGTGGTGGACATTTCATCCACGGATATTCGGGAACGTGCTGCGGAAGGGCGCACCATTCGTTATCTTGTGCCTGACCGTGTGCATGACTATATTACAAGGGGCGGTTTGTATGAAGTACAGCCGTGAGCAATTGATGGAGGCCGTATCCGGTCAGATGCCTGAAAAACGCTGGAAGCACACGCTGGGTGTTATGCATACCTCCGTGGAGCTAGCCAAGCGTTATGGCGCGGACCCGGAGAAGGCCGAACTGGCGGCTATTCTGCATGATGTAGCGAAATATTGGCCTGTTCAGCAGATGGAAGAAGTAATTCGCAGTCATCCCGAATGTGATCAGGAGCTTTTGAAGCATGACAAACAGCTCTGGCATTCTGAGGTGGGATACTGTGTTGCAGCAAGAGATTACGGGGTAGATGATCCGGAAATACGAAATGCGATTCGCTGGCATACGTCAGGGCGTGTAGGCATGAGCCTGCTGGATAAAGTCGTGTGTCTTGCTGATTACATTGAGCCGGGCCGTGATTTTCCGGGGGTCGACCATATCCGAAAACAGGCCAAAAAAAGTTTGGAGCAAGGGCTTGTCGCTGGATTTGACTCTACGATTTCATTGTTGCTGGAGAAGCAAAAGGTTATTTTTCCTTTGACGGTCTTGTCGCGCAATGACTTGATTCAACAACTAAAACAGAGAAAAACGGAGGTTCATGAATGACCCTTACGAATGAGCAATTGATGCAAACTGCGGTTGATGCCGCTAATGATAAAAAGGCAATGAACATTGTTGCACTGGATTTGCGTGGAGTATCACTTGTCGCGGATTATTTTGTAATCTGCCACGGTAATTCGGATACACAGGTACAGGCGATTGTAACCGAAATTCGCAAACGTGCTCATGATGAAGGTGTAACAATCAAGGGTATCGAAGGTATGGATTCCGCACGCTGGGTTCTGATGGATTTGGGAGATGTTGTAGTGCATGTCTTCCATCGCGACGAGCGTGAATATTATAACATTGAACGACTCTGGTCGGATGCTAAGGTTGTGGAGAAGGTATGAGTCTGATTGCTGGTACTTATGTCACCATTATGGTGGACCGTGAAGTGTCCCCTTTTGGCTACTTTCTCACCGTTGGTGAGCAGGATGTGCTGCTACATTATACGGAGCTTACACGCGAGATCGAGGTAGGCGAACGGTTGGAGGTATTTATTTTTTACGATACAGAGGACCGTTTGGCCGCAACCATGAAAAAGCCGTTCTTGTCGCTGGGCGAAATGGCAAAGCTTGAAGTGGCTGATGTGCACCCGCGCTTGGGATGCTTCCTGGAGATGGGACTGGGTCGCCAGCTTTTGTTGCCGATTCGCGAGCTGCCGGAGAACCGGGACTTGCACCCTCGGGTGGGCGACCACGTGTATGCGATCATGGAGCATGACAAGCAGGGCAGACTGCGGGCTAAGCTGGCAGGAGAGCAGGAGTTGGCTCCGCTGTGCTTCCATGCCCCTGATTCGTGGAAAAATACGTGGGTGCAGGCGACCGTGTACAAGCCGCTTCAGATGGGTACATTTGTCCTGGTGGACGGCGGGGTGCTTGGTTTTGGGGCCATTGGTATGATTCATTCCTCGGAACGTAACCGGATGCTTCGGTTGGGCGAAGAGGTTAAGGTACGGGTCGCGCTTGTTCGTGAAGACGGTCGTGTCAATCTGGCGATGTCGCCGCGTAAGGAAGTGGGCCGTAATGAGGATGCAGATCGGCTGATCGCTTTTCTGAAAGAGCGTCCAGGCGGAGGTATGCCTTATTCTGACGCAACCCCGGCCGACATTATCAAGCAACGGTTTGGCATCAGTAAATCTGCCTTCAAGCGTGCGATGGGCAAGCTGATGAAGGAAGGACTGGTTATACAAAAGGAAAACTGGACCTACCTGGTGGAAAAAATGCCTAAACCGAAGGACGGGAATGAGGAATAAAAAATGGCTTCTTACCGGAAGTTTGCCTATGTATATGATGAGCTGATGCAGGATATGCCGTACCCAGACTGGTTGCGCTTTGCACGGCAGGCTTGGGAACAGTACGGTATGCCGCATACGGTGGCCGAGCTGGGCTGCGGAACGGGCTCCATTACGATCCCCCTGGTTAACTCGGGCTTCGAGGTGACCGGCATTGACCTATCTTCTGATATGCTGGCGGTAGCCCGCCGCAAAATGGAAACGACTCCGCAAGGACAGCGGCTGTTTCGTGAGGGAAGCGTCCGCTGGCTGCAGCAGGATATGCGGGAATGGAGTTTACCCGAGCCAGTCGATTCAGTGATTTCTTTTTGCGATTGTCTGAACTATTTGCTGGAGGAAGAAGATATAACGGCTACGTTTCACAGAACGTATGCAGGTCTTAAGCCCGGCGGAACCTTTTTGTTTGATGTACATCATCCCCAGACGTTTGTACGTTATGATGAAGAGCAGCCTTTTGTATTGGACGAACGCTCCATCTCGTATATCTGGACCTGTGCGCTGGATACGCCACGCTGTGAAATTGAGCATCATCTTAGTATTTTTGCGAGAGCAGAAAATGAAGGACGCGATCTGTATCAGCGGTTCGAGGAAATTCATGTGCAGCGTGCCTATGACCCGGACTGGATGAAGGCAGAATTGTCCAAAGCGGGTTTTCGTGATGTGAAGGTGTATGCGGATTTTGAATGGGTAGAAGCAGAGGATGACGCGGCGAGATTGTTTTATGTTGCTGTAAAATAGTGAGGCTTTATTATTCGAATATGGGAAAAAGAAGGGCGCTTTCATAATGACATGAAGGGCGTGTAGTCCTTATTTGACTTTTTTCGCAGTTTTCAATATAATAGTGCCATTATTAACGGTTAAACAATCGCTGATGAGGAATAGTAGTTTTGTGTGGACATGTAGAGAGCCGGCGGGTGGTGCAAGTCGGTTGACAGCGCAAAGTGAACTCGCCTCGGAGATATGCGCCCAACG
This DNA window, taken from Paenibacillus kribbensis, encodes the following:
- the nadD gene encoding nicotinate-nucleotide adenylyltransferase, with product MKIGIMGGTFDPIHIGHLLAGEAARDAYGLDQVWFMPSHIPPHKHQAGASGTERLEMTREAVAGHPAFEVLDIEVLRGGVSYTIDTIKELQKLHPAEDFYFIIGADMVNYLPHWQGIEELAQRICFIGVRRPGFQLALHELPHYLENRILLADMPVVDISSTDIRERAAEGRTIRYLVPDRVHDYITRGGLYEVQP
- the rsfS gene encoding ribosome silencing factor; amino-acid sequence: MTLTNEQLMQTAVDAANDKKAMNIVALDLRGVSLVADYFVICHGNSDTQVQAIVTEIRKRAHDEGVTIKGIEGMDSARWVLMDLGDVVVHVFHRDEREYYNIERLWSDAKVVEKV
- a CDS encoding class I SAM-dependent DNA methyltransferase encodes the protein MASYRKFAYVYDELMQDMPYPDWLRFARQAWEQYGMPHTVAELGCGTGSITIPLVNSGFEVTGIDLSSDMLAVARRKMETTPQGQRLFREGSVRWLQQDMREWSLPEPVDSVISFCDCLNYLLEEEDITATFHRTYAGLKPGGTFLFDVHHPQTFVRYDEEQPFVLDERSISYIWTCALDTPRCEIEHHLSIFARAENEGRDLYQRFEEIHVQRAYDPDWMKAELSKAGFRDVKVYADFEWVEAEDDAARLFYVAVK
- a CDS encoding CvfB family protein, which encodes MSLIAGTYVTIMVDREVSPFGYFLTVGEQDVLLHYTELTREIEVGERLEVFIFYDTEDRLAATMKKPFLSLGEMAKLEVADVHPRLGCFLEMGLGRQLLLPIRELPENRDLHPRVGDHVYAIMEHDKQGRLRAKLAGEQELAPLCFHAPDSWKNTWVQATVYKPLQMGTFVLVDGGVLGFGAIGMIHSSERNRMLRLGEEVKVRVALVREDGRVNLAMSPRKEVGRNEDADRLIAFLKERPGGGMPYSDATPADIIKQRFGISKSAFKRAMGKLMKEGLVIQKENWTYLVEKMPKPKDGNEE
- the yqeK gene encoding bis(5'-nucleosyl)-tetraphosphatase (symmetrical) YqeK; this translates as MKYSREQLMEAVSGQMPEKRWKHTLGVMHTSVELAKRYGADPEKAELAAILHDVAKYWPVQQMEEVIRSHPECDQELLKHDKQLWHSEVGYCVAARDYGVDDPEIRNAIRWHTSGRVGMSLLDKVVCLADYIEPGRDFPGVDHIRKQAKKSLEQGLVAGFDSTISLLLEKQKVIFPLTVLSRNDLIQQLKQRKTEVHE